From a single Brassica napus cultivar Da-Ae chromosome C9, Da-Ae, whole genome shotgun sequence genomic region:
- the LOC106446096 gene encoding spermidine coumaroyl-CoA acyltransferase, with protein MGSQGMSSSTSPLVVKKSQVVIVKPSKPTPEVSLSLSTLDNDPYIETLAKTIYVYAPSSKEVQDPASLLQDALSQALVYYYPLAGKLHRRSDDHRLELKCAPGDGVPFVKAAAECTLSSLNYLENMDEDLNQLVPSYEAVASGGYNVLALQVTVFACGGITLATALSHSLCDGFGASQFFKAFTEFAAGKTKPSIIPVWDRHCLTSNNFNINGQMEEEQAPKLVDFGEACSSAATSPYTPTNDMVCEILNFTSQDITQLKNNVTEEVTTLEILAAHVWRARCKALKLSPDGTTLFGMAVGIRRTVDPPLREGYYGNAFVKASVAMKAGELSSSPLSPVVKLIKEAKREALKKRYVSEQLKETEKSLKMKVACQGGSGAFMLLTDWRQLGLLDEVDFGYGGTVNIIPVVPKFLSDICVFLPRKQGGVRVLVTLPKPAMDNLKEHMNPLSF; from the exons ATGGGAAGCCAAGGCATGAGTTCTTCAACGAGTCCCTTGGTGGTGAAGAAATCACAAGTGGTCATAGTGAAACCTTCAAAGCCAACACCTGAAGTCTCTCTTTCCCTCTCCACACTCGACAACGATCCTTACATCGAAACCCTCGCCAAAACCATCTACGTCTACGCCCCATCTTCCAAAGAAGTTCAAGACCCTGCTTCCCTCCTTCAAGATGCTCTCTCTCAAGCTCTTGTCTATTACTACCCTCTCGCCGGGAAACTTCACCGGAGATCCGATGACCATAGGCTTGAGCTGAAGTGTGCTCCGGGAGATGGAGTCCCTTTTGTAAAGGCGGCCGCAGAGTGCACTCTTTCTTCCCTCAACTATTTGGAGAACATGGACGAAGACTTGAACCAACTCGTACCTAGTTATGAAGCTGTGGCTTCTGGAGGCTACAACGTTCTTGCTCTCCAGGTAACTGTGTTTGCATGTGGAGGGATCACTCTTGCAACGGCTCTCTCCCATTCTCTATGTGATGGTTTTGGGGCGTCTCAGTTTTTCAAGGCCTTCACTGAGTTCGCCGCAGGAAAGACAAAGCCTAGCATCATCCCCGTTTGGGATCGACACTGCCTCACCTCTAACAACTTCAACATTAAcg GTCAAATGGAGGAAGAACAAGCTCCCAAGCTGGTTGATTTCGGGGAGGCTTGTTCATCTGCGGCAACTTCTCCCTACACACCAACCAACGACATGGTCTGTGAGATCCTAAACTTCACATCCCAAGACATCACCCAGCTCAAGAACAATGTTACCGAGGAGGTCACAACTCTAGAGATTCTTGCGGCCCACGTATGGAGAGCAAGGTGCAAGGCCCTAAAGCTGAGTCCAGATGGAACTACCCTTTTCGGGATGGCAGTGGGCATACGCCGCACTGTGGATCCACCGCTACGTGAAGGCTACTACGGAAACGCATTCGTCAAAGCCAGCGTGGCAATGAAGGCTGGCGAGTTGAGCAGCTCACCGTTGTCTCCTGTGGTGAAACTCATCAAAGAGGCTAAGAGGGAGGCGTTGAAGAAGCGGTACGTGTCCGAGCAGCTAAAAGAGACGGAGAAGAGTCTGAAGATGAAGGTAGCGTGTCAAGGAGGGAGCGGTGCGTTTATGCTGCTTACTGATTGGAGGCAGCTTGGATTGCTAGATGAAGTTGATTTCGGGTATGGAGGAACGGTGAATATAATACCAGTGGTGCCCAAGTTTCTTTCGGATATATGCGTTTTCTTGCCAAGGAAGCAAGGTGGGGTTAGGGTGCTGGTGACGTTACCCAAACCTGCAATGGACAACTTGAAGGAACACATGAATCCTCTaagcttttaa